A region from the Acipenser ruthenus chromosome 13, fAciRut3.2 maternal haplotype, whole genome shotgun sequence genome encodes:
- the LOC117417722 gene encoding prosaposin-like, with amino-acid sequence MIFILPLLLISTAVASPLGKEQCAKGPPYWCQNVKTASQCGAVTHCQQNIWNKPTAKSVPCDLCKEVLSVVGNLLKDNATEAEILGYLEKACQLIPDKGVSDECKDMVDNYFPIVMGIVKGELEDPNVACCALGLCKSLQQQLGAAAAAAQQFLSNEIPEVDLSKVVSPFIANIPLLLYPQGKTEEAPPAEDGDVCKDCVSLVSDAQAEAKANSSFVNKIVEQIKEQCDLLGSGMADLCKEYVSQYAPLIIQQLMSMKPQDICARAGFCASSVKSVPMQTLVAAKLFPAAKVVPAAKVVPAAKVVPATKISAPAKNLVKVRDSPQCAVCEYVMKEIESMVEQEKTEESVIHAVEKVCSILPATLSAQCRDLIESYGQAIIELLMQQADPKTICTVLGLCKDASRLYIPAMDQARFKAGDFCQVCKMAVSYIDGILQKNATEAEIEAAVQKVCSFLPAAMQEECDQLVEQYEPMLVQLLLQMLDPDFVCTKLRACASAAKPNLLGSEQCSWGPSFWCKNMDTASRCNAVEHCRRHVWN; translated from the exons ATGATTTTTATCCTTCCGCTTCTGTTAATCTCCACAG CTGTGGCTTCTCCTTTGGGGAAGGAGCAGTGTGCGAAGGGCCCCCCCTACTGGTGCCAGAATGTCAAGACGGCCTCTCAGTGTGGGGCTGTGACCCACTGCCAGCAAAACATCTGGAACAAGCCAACTGCA aaatctGTGCCATGTGACTTGTGCAAGGAAGTCCTCAGTGTTGTTGGCAACCTGCTGAAGGACAATGCGACAGAG GCGGAGATCCTGGGCTACCTGGAGAAGGCATGTCAGCTGATCCCAGACAAGGGTGTGTCCGATGAGTGCAAGGATATGGTGGACAACTACTTTCCCATTGTCATGGGCATCGTCAAGGGAGAGCTG GAGGACCCGAATGTAGCCTGCTGTGCCCTGGGCCTGTGTAAATCCTTGCAGCAGCAGTTGGGCGCTGCTGCCGCCGCTGCCCAGCAATTCCTGTCCAACGAGATTCCTGAGGTTGACCTCTCAAAGGTGGTGTCCCCCTTCATCGCTAACATccccctgctgctgtacccccaGGGCAAAACTGAGGAGGCCCCCCCTGCG GAGGATGGAGACGTGTGCAAAGACTGCGTGTCGCTGGTTTCCGATGCTCAGGCAGAGGCCAAGGCCAACTCCTCATTTGTGAATAAGATCGTCGAACAGATCAAGGAGCAGTGTGACCTGCTGGGGTCTGGCATGGCTGATCTG tgcAAGGAGTATGTCAGCCAGTATGCTCCACTTATTATCCAGCAGTTGATGTCCATG AAACCACAAGATATCTGTGCCAGGGCTGGGTTCTGTGCCTCCTCTGTGAAGTCTGTGCCCATGCAGACTCTCGTTGCTGCTAAGCTGTTCCCAGCTGCCAAGGTTGTCCCAGCCGCTAAGGTTGTCCCAGCCGCTAAGGTTGTCCCAGCTACCAAGATCTCTGCGCCTGCCAAG AATCTGGTGAAGGTCCGTGATTCCCCACAGTGCGCTGTCTGTGAGTATGTCATGAAGGAGATCGAGAGCATGGTGGAGCAGGAGAAGACTGAG GAGTCGGTAATCCACGCTGTAGAGAAGGTCTGCTCCATCCTGCCCGCCACCCTCTCTGCCCAGTGCCGCGACCTTATCGAATCCTACGGCCAGGCCATCATCGAGCTGCTGATGCAGCAGGCTGACCCCAAGACCATCTGCACTGTGCTGGGGCTCTGCAAGGATGCCAGTCGCCTCTATATCC CGGCAATGGACCAGGCTCGCTTCAAGGCAGGAGATTTTTGCCAGGTGTGCAAGATGGCAGTAAGCTATATTGATGGGATCCTGCAGAAGAATGCCACGGAGGCAGAGATCGAGGCTGCTGTGCAGAAAGTGTGCAGCTTCCTGCCTGCAGCCATGCAAGAGGAG TGTGACCAGTTGGTGGAGCAGTATGAGCCGATGCTTGTTCAGCTCTTGCTGCAGATGCTGGATCCTGACTTTGTCTGCACT aaACTGAGAGCCTGCGCAAGTGCAGCTAAACCCAACCTGCTGGGAAGCGAACAGTGCAGTTGGGGACCGTCCTTCTGGTGCAAGAACATGGACACTGCCTCCCGCTGCAAT GCTGTTGAACACTGCAGGCGCCATGTGTggaactaa